A genomic window from Filimonas effusa includes:
- a CDS encoding M28 family metallopeptidase produces the protein MKYFYIRQYLPIALLFAAFSSTAQSGVTNSKPIPGFTDKTSVAQLQAEADFDKNISAENIGNTIRTLAAKPHPIGSAAGKAVAEKIAASFKQYGFEVKTEVFQVLFPTPKVRELELTAPTTYKAVLKEPALKEDGTSGQDGQLPTYNAWGADGDVMGELVYVNYGLPADYEQLERMGIDVKGRIVIAKYGRSWRGIKPKLAQEHGAIGCIIYSDPRDDGYFQGDVYPKGAFKNEWGVQRGSVMDMVIYPGDPLTPNIGATDTAKRLDRFKAPNLLKIPVLPVSYHDAKPLLEALQGPVAPEDWRGALPITYHVGPGRARVHLRVESDWKLRPCYNVIATLPGSLYPNEWVIRGNHHDAWVNGAADPISGLASLMEEAKAIGELVKTGWRPRRTLVYCAWDGEEPGLLGSTEWVEQHAEELQNKAVAYINTDGNGRGFLEAGGSHALEPLIEDISKVITDPQTNVSLFDRRRANDLVNASGINAKKEILAKRTLSLSALGSGSDYSAFLQHLGIPSLNLSFGGEDAGGEYHSIYDSYDYFVRFKDPGFQYGVALSKTAGRAALRLANAEILPFNFRNLFNAVNGYVSELMTLTDQMREATLVENQVIRSRAYKLAADPTLVYNAPKVKEEVPYLDFSPLQNALRDFEKISKQAGDSLTRLVNNSTDHGPLNKLLYQAEQQLLVSKGLPGRPWYKHTLYAPGFYTGYGVKTLPGIREAIEQRKWEQAQQQINVAADAIQQLSDQLYLAAKLAG, from the coding sequence ATGAAATACTTCTATATCAGGCAATACCTGCCCATTGCCCTGCTGTTTGCAGCTTTTAGTAGTACAGCTCAGTCCGGCGTAACCAATAGTAAACCTATCCCCGGCTTTACCGATAAAACAAGCGTAGCCCAGCTTCAGGCCGAAGCCGATTTCGATAAGAACATCAGCGCGGAGAATATCGGCAATACCATCCGCACACTGGCGGCAAAACCGCATCCCATAGGATCTGCTGCAGGAAAAGCTGTTGCTGAAAAAATAGCCGCCAGCTTCAAACAATATGGCTTTGAAGTAAAAACAGAGGTCTTCCAGGTCTTGTTCCCAACACCAAAGGTGCGCGAGCTCGAACTAACAGCGCCAACTACGTATAAGGCAGTATTGAAAGAACCCGCCCTGAAAGAGGATGGTACTTCTGGCCAGGATGGACAATTACCTACCTATAACGCCTGGGGCGCCGATGGCGATGTAATGGGCGAACTGGTATATGTGAACTACGGCCTGCCCGCCGACTACGAACAGCTCGAACGAATGGGCATAGATGTAAAAGGACGTATAGTTATTGCAAAATACGGCCGCTCCTGGCGCGGCATCAAACCAAAACTCGCACAGGAACACGGAGCAATAGGTTGTATTATATATTCAGACCCGCGTGACGATGGTTATTTCCAGGGCGACGTATATCCCAAAGGAGCTTTTAAAAATGAATGGGGCGTTCAGCGCGGCTCTGTAATGGATATGGTAATATATCCCGGCGATCCGCTTACGCCCAATATCGGCGCTACCGATACGGCAAAACGACTCGACCGCTTTAAAGCGCCCAACTTATTGAAGATCCCGGTATTGCCTGTCAGCTATCACGACGCAAAACCCTTGCTCGAAGCATTACAGGGTCCGGTAGCCCCCGAAGATTGGCGCGGCGCCCTGCCTATTACTTATCATGTTGGCCCCGGCCGCGCAAGGGTACACCTGAGGGTTGAATCAGATTGGAAATTACGCCCCTGCTATAATGTGATCGCTACACTCCCCGGCTCGCTCTATCCCAATGAATGGGTGATCAGGGGTAACCATCACGACGCCTGGGTGAACGGCGCTGCAGATCCTATAAGCGGCCTGGCCTCCTTGATGGAAGAAGCCAAAGCCATCGGAGAACTCGTTAAAACAGGTTGGAGACCACGCCGTACATTGGTCTATTGCGCCTGGGACGGCGAAGAACCAGGCCTACTCGGCTCCACAGAATGGGTGGAACAGCATGCAGAAGAATTGCAGAATAAAGCGGTTGCCTATATTAATACCGATGGCAACGGCCGCGGCTTCCTCGAAGCAGGAGGCTCACACGCACTGGAACCGCTTATAGAAGATATTTCAAAAGTAATCACCGACCCCCAGACAAACGTTTCATTATTCGATCGCCGGAGAGCAAATGACCTGGTCAATGCTTCAGGGATAAATGCAAAAAAAGAGATCCTCGCAAAACGAACGCTCTCTCTTTCTGCCCTCGGCTCCGGATCAGATTATTCTGCTTTCCTGCAACACCTTGGTATTCCAAGTCTCAACCTGTCGTTCGGCGGTGAAGACGCCGGCGGCGAATATCATTCCATCTACGATTCGTACGATTATTTTGTACGCTTCAAAGACCCCGGCTTCCAATATGGAGTGGCCTTGTCTAAAACCGCCGGCAGGGCCGCACTGCGTTTGGCAAATGCAGAGATCCTGCCTTTTAATTTCCGCAATCTCTTTAACGCAGTGAACGGTTATGTTTCTGAACTCATGACGCTCACCGATCAGATGCGTGAAGCTACTCTTGTAGAAAACCAGGTCATCAGAAGCAGGGCTTATAAACTCGCTGCAGATCCTACCCTGGTGTATAACGCACCAAAGGTGAAAGAAGAAGTTCCTTATCTCGACTTCTCTCCACTGCAAAATGCACTCAGGGATTTTGAAAAGATTTCAAAACAGGCAGGCGACTCACTTACCAGACTTGTAAACAACAGCACCGACCACGGCCCGCTGAATAAACTGCTCTACCAGGCAGAACAACAATTATTGGTTAGCAAAGGACTGCCCGGCCGCCCCTGGTATAAACATACTTTATATGCTCCGGGCTTCTATACCGGCTATGGTGTAAAAACACTTCCCGGCATCAGGGAAGCCATTGAACAACGAAAATGGGAACAGGCACAGCAACAGATCAATGTCGCTGCCGATGCCATCCAGCAGTTGTCAGATCAGCTCTACCTGGCGGCTAAGCTGGCAGGCTAG
- a CDS encoding methylglyoxal synthase, with amino-acid sequence MAKIKKLGLRKRIALVAHDNKKADLQDWAIQNRDTLVKHELIATGTTGRKLEEALGVPVKRMLSGPLGGDQQLGALIATGDIDVMIFFWDPMEAQPHDSDVKALLRLGVAWNIPMACDRATADFVMTSPFMNGEYEAAIPDYTDYLSRDISKAATV; translated from the coding sequence ATGGCAAAGATCAAAAAACTGGGCTTGCGCAAAAGAATAGCACTGGTAGCCCACGACAATAAGAAGGCAGACCTTCAGGACTGGGCGATACAAAATCGCGATACACTGGTAAAACATGAACTCATCGCTACCGGTACTACTGGCCGGAAACTCGAAGAAGCCTTGGGCGTTCCCGTTAAACGAATGCTCAGCGGCCCGTTGGGCGGTGATCAGCAATTGGGCGCCCTCATTGCTACAGGCGATATCGATGTCATGATCTTTTTCTGGGATCCTATGGAAGCCCAGCCACATGATAGCGATGTAAAAGCATTACTGCGTTTAGGTGTTGCCTGGAATATTCCAATGGCATGCGACCGCGCCACAGCTGATTTTGTAATGACCTCCCCCTTTATGAACGGTGAATACGAAGCAGCAATACCGGATTATACCGATTACCTGTCCCGCGATATTTCGAAAGCTGCCACTGTGTAA
- the recA gene encoding recombinase RecA, with translation MSNADKLKALKLTIDKIDKDFGKGSVMMMNERGEKELEVVSTGSIGLDTALGVGGLPKGRIIEIYGPESSGKTTVATHVIAEAQKKGGICAIIDAEHAFDSAYAKKLGVDVDSLLISQPDYGEQALEIADRLILSGALDVVVIDSVAALVPKGELEGEMGDSKMGLQARLMSQALRKLTATISKTNTICIFINQLREKIGVMFGNPETTTGGNALKFYASVRLDIRRSTQIKDGDEAIGNRVKVKVVKNKVAPPFRSAEFDIIFGEGVSKVGEIIDMGVELGVVQKSGSWFSYEGNKLGQGRDAVKQLIIDNPELAAEIEGKIRAKIAAAQAPAAAAAVEA, from the coding sequence ATGTCAAATGCAGATAAACTTAAGGCGCTGAAGCTCACCATTGACAAAATCGACAAAGATTTTGGCAAGGGTAGCGTGATGATGATGAACGAACGTGGCGAAAAAGAGCTGGAAGTTGTTTCTACCGGTTCTATCGGGTTGGATACGGCATTAGGAGTGGGTGGTTTGCCTAAAGGAAGGATCATCGAGATCTACGGTCCTGAATCTTCAGGTAAAACAACCGTAGCTACACACGTAATAGCCGAAGCACAGAAAAAAGGCGGTATATGCGCCATCATAGATGCCGAACACGCATTTGACAGTGCCTATGCAAAAAAACTTGGTGTAGATGTAGATAGCCTGCTTATCTCTCAGCCCGATTATGGCGAACAGGCATTGGAAATTGCCGATCGCCTTATCTTATCGGGCGCCCTGGATGTAGTGGTTATCGACTCCGTGGCGGCGCTGGTTCCCAAAGGGGAACTCGAAGGCGAAATGGGCGATAGCAAAATGGGCTTGCAGGCTCGCTTAATGAGCCAGGCCCTGCGTAAGCTTACAGCTACTATCAGCAAAACCAACACCATTTGTATATTCATCAACCAACTGAGGGAAAAAATTGGTGTAATGTTCGGTAACCCCGAAACTACTACCGGTGGTAATGCCCTTAAATTCTATGCTTCCGTTCGTCTCGATATCCGTCGCAGCACACAAATCAAAGACGGCGACGAAGCAATAGGTAACCGCGTTAAAGTAAAAGTGGTGAAGAATAAAGTAGCACCTCCTTTCCGTAGCGCCGAGTTCGATATCATCTTCGGCGAAGGCGTAAGCAAGGTGGGCGAAATCATCGATATGGGTGTTGAATTAGGCGTGGTACAAAAAAGCGGCAGCTGGTTTAGCTACGAAGGCAATAAACTTGGCCAGGGTCGCGATGCCGTAAAACAACTTATCATCGACAATCCTGAACTGGCCGCAGAAATTGAAGGCAAGATCAGGGCAAAAATTGCCGCCGCACAAGCACCCGCAGCTGCTGCTGCCGTAGAGGCGTAG
- a CDS encoding iron-containing alcohol dehydrogenase family protein translates to MAQFRNFRMVNYVVYGKGCFNQLDEILAPQRKGEAPIIFFVDEFFRDKQEFLSRIPLRGKDKVVIIDVTHEPKTSGVDKLRDELKAEFGEVSGIIGIGGGSVMDTAKAVALMMTNPGSSVDYQGWDLVKVPGVYKAGIPTIAGTGAEVSRTCVLTGPTRKLGMNSDFTTFDQIVLDPQLCKTVPANQRFYTAMDCFIHCVESLNGTYLNAFSQSYGEKAQVLCEEVFLEKDGWDEESDEKLMMASYAGGMSIAYSQVGVAHAVSYGLAYVLGTKHGIGNCIVFDKLEEYYPEGVEKFKRMVEKHKIEIPQGITKGLTEEQFESMITVSLGMKPLWENALGSDWEKIMTREKLRALYERL, encoded by the coding sequence ATGGCACAGTTTCGCAACTTCAGAATGGTTAATTACGTGGTGTACGGCAAAGGCTGCTTCAATCAGCTCGATGAAATACTGGCACCACAGAGAAAAGGCGAAGCACCTATTATATTCTTTGTAGATGAATTCTTCAGGGACAAACAGGAATTTTTATCCCGGATTCCTTTACGCGGCAAAGACAAGGTGGTTATCATCGATGTTACTCATGAACCCAAAACTTCCGGTGTAGATAAACTGCGCGATGAACTGAAAGCCGAGTTTGGCGAAGTAAGCGGTATCATCGGCATCGGCGGCGGCTCCGTAATGGATACCGCAAAAGCAGTAGCGCTTATGATGACCAACCCCGGCTCCTCCGTCGACTACCAGGGATGGGATCTCGTAAAGGTTCCCGGTGTTTATAAAGCCGGTATCCCTACCATAGCCGGTACCGGCGCCGAAGTAAGCCGCACCTGCGTGCTTACAGGCCCCACCCGTAAACTGGGCATGAACTCCGACTTCACCACCTTCGACCAGATTGTATTAGACCCGCAGCTTTGTAAAACAGTTCCTGCAAACCAACGCTTCTATACAGCGATGGATTGCTTTATCCACTGCGTAGAATCTCTTAACGGTACCTACCTCAATGCCTTCAGCCAGTCTTACGGCGAAAAAGCACAGGTATTATGCGAAGAGGTTTTCCTCGAAAAAGACGGATGGGACGAAGAATCCGATGAAAAACTGATGATGGCCTCCTACGCCGGTGGCATGAGCATTGCCTATAGCCAGGTAGGTGTGGCACATGCTGTAAGCTATGGATTGGCCTACGTGCTGGGTACCAAACACGGCATCGGCAACTGTATCGTATTCGATAAACTCGAAGAATACTACCCCGAAGGCGTAGAAAAATTCAAGAGAATGGTCGAAAAACACAAGATCGAAATACCCCAGGGCATCACTAAAGGTCTTACGGAAGAGCAGTTCGAATCTATGATCACCGTATCCCTCGGTATGAAACCCCTGTGGGAAAATGCATTGGGCAGCGACTGGGAAAAAATAATGACCCGCGAAAAACTGAGAGCATTATACGAACGTCTCTAA